ACGGCTCAAACGAGCCGGTGCTCGATGGACGCCATACGGGGCTGAAATGACCGCCAAAGCGCGAGCAGCCTGGTTGAGCGATGCTTGGTCTCCCACCACCGGCTGGCCCCTTGCTGCCTGATTCTACAACTTATGAGTGCTCCCACCACCGCCACATCTCCCCCACGCCTCAGCGGATGGCGGTATAATTGCCCCATCCCCTTGGAAGGAGGAGACGCACACATGGAAGCCACCCTTTCGTTAGAAGGCAAAATTGCCGTCGTTACCGGCGCCTCACGCGGCATCGGCCGCGCCATCGCGCTGGAACTGGCCCGACGCGGGGCTGCGGTAGTGGTCAATTACCATCACGCCGCCGAAAAAGCCCAGAAAGTCGTCGAAGCCATTCGCAACGCGGGGGGCCAGGCCGAGGCTTTCCAGGCCAACGTGGCCGATTTCCAGCAAGCCAAAGCCCTCATCGATTTCGCCGTCAAGACCTTCGGCGGTATCCACATCCTGGTCAACAACGCCGGCATCACCCGCGACAACCTCATCATGCTGATGAAAGAAGACGACTGGGACGCCGTGCTGGCCACCAACCTGAAAGGCACCTTCAACTGCAGCAAAGCCGCCGTCCGCCCCATGATGCGCAAACGCTGGGGGCGCATCATCAACATCAGTTCGGTGGCGGGGCAAATCGGCAACCCCGGGCAGACCAATTACTCGGCCTCCAAAGCGGGGCAAATTGGCTTCACCAAAGCGCTGGCCCGCGAAGTCGCCAGCCGCAACATCACCGTCAACGCCATTGCCGTCGGCTACATCGAAACCGATATCTGGGAAGGCGTGCCCGACGACGCTCGCGAGCAAATTTTGAACATGATTCCTTTAGGGCGCAAAGGCGAACCTGAAGAAGTGGCCTACGCAGTCGCCTTCCTGGCCTCTGACCAGGCCGCGTACATCACCGGCCAGGTGTTAGGTGTCAACGGCGGGATGACATGACCAACCCACCGCTCAAGGAGCCTGCAATGACCGAAGAGACCACTCCCGGAACCACGACCATTTCCCCCGAAGTGCTGGTTGCCATCGCCCGCCTGGAAGCCCTCAAAGTGCCGGGCGTGCATGCACTGGCACCGGTGCCCGGCGGCGTCAACCGCCTGTTTCGCCGGGGTGCTGACGAAGGCGTGCAAATCGAAATCGCCGACGGCGTGGTCGATGCCGACCTGTACGTCGTGCTGGAAGGGAACGTCAACCTGCGGCGCGTCAGCCGTGAAATTCAAAAAGCCGTGGCGCGCGCGATCTCCGAAATGGTCGGCATGACCGTCGGCCACATCAACGTCCACATCGAAGACATCCACTACCCCGAAGGCTAAAACTTTTCCCATGAAGGCACGCACTCGCGCCCGCAGCATAGCCCTTCAGGTACTTTACGAAGTTGACCTCACCGGCCACCCCCCCGGCACCGTGCTGCGCCACAGGCTGGAAGAAACGCCCCTTGCCAACGACCGCCTGGAAGCCTTTGTGCGCCGGCTGGTGTTCGGGGTGGTGCCGTTGCGCCCCTACCTCGACAAGCACATTGCCCGCTATGCCCCCGAATGGCCGGTGGAACAAATTGCCCCCATTGATCGCAACATTTTGCGCATCGCCCTTTGGGAAATGGCCTTAGACGACGAAACGCCCCTCAAAGTCGCCATCAACGAAGCAGTCGAACTCGCCAAAACCTACGGCTCCGATAGTTCGCCGCGCTTCATCAATGGTGTGCTGGGCAGCCTGGCAGAACACGCCAACGACGTCCGCCAGGCCCTGCAGCAAGCGGCAAAAACCGTAAATTCCACACAGGCAGACCGATGAATTTCTTGGGTGTTGGGCCGCTGGAATTGCTGGTGGTGCTGGTGATTGCGCTGCTGGTCGTCGGCCCTAACGACCTGGTGGCTTTTGCCCGGCGGATGGGGAAATGGCTGCGCAAGTTGCGCCACACCGAAGCCTGGCAAGGGGTCGTGCGCGCCTCGTGGGAATTGCAGCACTGGCAAGAACGCCTGTGGGAAGAAACCGGGCTGCGCGACATCCGGCTGCGGCGGCCCGAAGAATCGATCTGGCACGCCCAGGCGCCGTGGCTTACCCCACCCCCGGAAAACCCACCTTCCAACGCGCCGGAAAGCCCGACGGCTGCTCCCCCTTCCAGCGCTCCCCCAACAGAGGCCCCACAGCCCGGCGACGAGACGCCTTCCCCTCCGTCCGCCAACAGCCGCCTCTAACCTGCTGTGCCCCTTCCGGCCTTGACCTCACCCCCAACCTCTCCCACCGAAACCATTGTTTTTGCCACCGCCCCGCGCGGGCCACGCGCCTGGGGGTATTTTGCCCTGCTGGCCGCAGCGCCAGTGGCAGCCGCGGCCTACGCAGCCTGGCTGAGCATTTATGCCTACACCCACTACGGCCCAGTGGCAGCGTGGTATCGCCCGCGCCCTTACTGGTTGCTGGCTATTGTGCTTGCCGCGGTGTCGCTGCTGTTGGCTCTGCAAGCGCGCTGGCGACGGCAAACTCACCTTCGGATGGGGCCAACCGGCTTCACCCTCCGGCTGGCGCCCCGTCCTCCCGTCTCGCTGCTGTGGCGCGATGTGGTCGGCATCGAAACACGCTTTAGCCGCTCCATATTCGGACACATGCACGGCGTCATCGTGCTCCACCTGCGCGACGGCAGCCGGTTACGCCTCGACGGGCGCTTCCCCAACCTGCCGGGGCTGGCCCGCCGCTTGCAACGCCATCTTTACGCCGACCAGCTTCCCGCCCTCCGCCGCCGCTGGGCAGCAGGCCAGCCTCTCGATTTCGGCATCCTCCAAATCGACCGCCACGGCCTGACCGTGAGGCAGCGTGCCTTCCCCTGGCATAGCATCGCCCGAATCGAAATGCGGGGCGGTCGCCTCGTGATAGAATTGAACTCAGGCAAACCCCTTATCCTCTCTCTCCGCCGCCTGCGCAATCCCGACATCTTGCTCTGGTGGCTGCATGACGAGGCCAAACGATGAAAACCTCCTTGTGGCGCTGGGGGCGTTACGCCACCCTTGCCTTCGTTTCACTGACCATCTTTGCCTGCGCACTGCCACGCAGCCTTCCCGCACCGTTGCCACAGCCCACCCCGACGGTTGGCATGCTCAAAGCCACCCCCACGCCGCTGCCGCAGGTCCCCGTAACCTTCCGGGTGCGCGTGCCGCAAGCCACCGGGCAAGTGGTGCTGGCTGTGCTCAACGAAGTGACCGGCATCAACATCGCGCCACAACGCTACCCCATGAAACGCGTGGGCAACGACCTCTACGAAGCCGAAGTGCCCGCCACTGTGGGATCGGTGCTGAAGTATCGCTATGAACGCCACACGAACAACAACCAGATCGCTTTGGAAGCCCTGGTTTCCGGGCAACTGGTGCGCTACCGCCTGCTGCGGGTTGACGGCCCAATGCGCAACGACGACATCGTCGCCCGCTGGAACGACACCCTCTATCGCGGGACCGTAGGGCGCATCGCGGGGAAAGTCACTGACGACGCCGGCCACCCCCTTGCCGACATCCTGGTCAGCGCCGCAGGGGCATGGACGTTCACCCTGGCCGATGGCTCCTACCTGCTGGAAGGCCTGCCCCCCGGGGAACACACGCTGGTCGCCTATGCCCTTGATGGACGATATCGCACCTTCCAGCAACGGGCGCGCGTCGGGGCCGGCGCCAGCACCCCTGCTCCCATCCAGATGGCAGCCGCGCCTCTGGTCAACGTCACCTTCCACGTCATCGTGCCTTCCGATACCATTGCTGGCGCACCAGTGCGGCTGGCGGGCAACCTTTACACCCTGGGGAACACTTTCGCCGACCTGGGCGGTGGCCTGAGCACCCTCGCCAACCGGATGCCCGTGCTGAAACAAACCGGCAGCCGCCAATATACTCTCACATTGCAACTGCCTGTCGGCGCCGACGTGCGCTACACTTTCACCTTAGGCGATGGCTACTGGAACGCCGAGCACGATAGTGCGGGCCGCTTCGTCACGCGCCAGCTCATTGTGCCACCCCACGACACAGAAATCAACGACGTTGTCGAAACCTGGGCCAGCGGGCCAATGCGCGCCATCTGGTTCATTGCCACCGTGCCGCCCGATACGCCCGCTGGCGATACGGTCGACCTGCAACTCAACCCGGCCGTCTGGACACCGCCGTTGCCCATGTGGCCACTCGGGGATGGCAAATGGGGCTACTTGCTAAGCAGCCCCACCGGGCCTTCCGAACTTGGCTACCGGTATTGCCGCGCCGAACAATGCGGCGTCAGTGACGAAGCCGAATTCGCAGGCCAGGGCAAGCGCGGGCGGCTGTTCGGCTTCACCCACGTCCCCCAGCAACTGGAAGACAGCGTCCAG
The genomic region above belongs to Chloroflexota bacterium and contains:
- the fabG gene encoding 3-oxoacyl-[acyl-carrier-protein] reductase; its protein translation is MEATLSLEGKIAVVTGASRGIGRAIALELARRGAAVVVNYHHAAEKAQKVVEAIRNAGGQAEAFQANVADFQQAKALIDFAVKTFGGIHILVNNAGITRDNLIMLMKEDDWDAVLATNLKGTFNCSKAAVRPMMRKRWGRIINISSVAGQIGNPGQTNYSASKAGQIGFTKALAREVASRNITVNAIAVGYIETDIWEGVPDDAREQILNMIPLGRKGEPEEVAYAVAFLASDQAAYITGQVLGVNGGMT
- a CDS encoding Asp23/Gls24 family envelope stress response protein, giving the protein MTNPPLKEPAMTEETTPGTTTISPEVLVAIARLEALKVPGVHALAPVPGGVNRLFRRGADEGVQIEIADGVVDADLYVVLEGNVNLRRVSREIQKAVARAISEMVGMTVGHINVHIEDIHYPEG
- the nusB gene encoding transcription antitermination factor NusB, with the protein product MKARTRARSIALQVLYEVDLTGHPPGTVLRHRLEETPLANDRLEAFVRRLVFGVVPLRPYLDKHIARYAPEWPVEQIAPIDRNILRIALWEMALDDETPLKVAINEAVELAKTYGSDSSPRFINGVLGSLAEHANDVRQALQQAAKTVNSTQADR